The following DNA comes from Alnus glutinosa chromosome 6, dhAlnGlut1.1, whole genome shotgun sequence.
aagaaaaaaaagaaaaaagaaaggagcaaGAATCTCACTCTTCTCAACAGCCAGTCCATTGTTCTTCAAAATCTCAGCAATGGTAACCACCGTGGCAATAGCTTcagatataatataaaagtcAATCAGAAATACGAGAAAACTTTTCAACGATATGAGTTCTAATTACACAAGACTCTGCACAATACATACAGACAGCACAAGAAACCCATTCTGTTCTTTTGCAAGGAAGATAATCCGTGCTTCAGATGAACATCTTAAAGATGAATTATCTAGTATTTCAAAAACTACGTGACCTTAATGCAAGAATATATCAGATATTCAAAGTAAAACAGAACATAGTATATATGAAAATCAAATTCCTAACTTGCAATACACAAACTCAATGACCCATCACCAAACTCCTGTGATCAGCAAGAGTGGAATTCTTAAATACTAAATGCAAGAAAGAGACAGTCAAACATATTCTTCCACCAAGTTTGATatcaagaataaaaagaaaaacagtaaTGTTCATATCGTTATGCTGTAACTACATAATATACAGCGAAAGAAGCAGGAGGTTAACAAAATATACCCATTCCCAGAGCAGACAGTTCCACCTCATTGTGCTGCTGCATGTACCTCTGCATAGAAAATTAACAGTTATGAAATCATTGAAAGAAACAACGGCAATACACAAGTACAAGGAAAAACATACTACTAGATGAGTCATGCATGAACACATGAACAAACAGACACATTATTTATTCATACGAGATGTAACTTGggtatttctcttattttgaaaaaaaaaaaaaacctgccaGTATAATATCAACTAGTCCTGCAATTAGTTAAGCGCATCTTTAACATTTAATGGTCCCTAGCTAATAAAAAAGGTTCTATTTGCTCTACTTTCGCTGCTAACAGAATGAAAACCTCCTCCAAATAAAACCCAACACAACTGTGGCCTCATGGGGCCGTGTCAACTTTCCCAAACCCAGAAAAACAAGGATTTTTTTATCTTCGTGTACTAGTTTGTGCTTCACATAGACCTCAGTAATGCCAGTCAACAAAGAGCATGTcaaaactataaaccctaaaccgaaCGAGGAACAATAGAGAAAGAGCCTCATAAAGCAGAACCCTGTATTCAAGCTAATATTGCCcctcttttctaaatttttctcAGCAATCAAACGCGGGCAATATGACAACCCTAGCGAGAGAGAGCCCAGTTATTAAAAGAAGACTacggaaaaaaattaaagcaatttAATTAAAAGATCCATGAATCAAACTACCCAGTTTAGTacagaacccaaaaaaaaaaaaaagtaaaaaaatctgTGTTCTTCCCTTGAgttttctcaacaaccaaacGGAAGCGAACGGTAAAAACCCAAAACGAAAATGACAAAGAAAAAGGAACCCAGTAGAGGGAAAcaacagaaagaaaagaaaaagataaaaaaaaaccttggcGAGATTGACGTAAAAGAAGAGGGGCTTTTTGGTGTTTGAGACTTGGATGCGGTTCCTCTTGTTGGACGAAGAGTCCGTGATGTCAATATTCTTCACTGCCTCTGTGATGCCCtccatttttcactttctagaaAGAGAAAGCCCCAACCCTAATCCCcaattatctctctctctctctctctctctctctcgactctATAGAGGATTTAAAGCTGCGAAAAACCCTTGTGAATGACAGGAGTCGAGGGTTTTTGATAGGGGTTCCGGATTCGTTTGGTGTTGGCTTAAGGATTACGACACCGTTTGTGTTCTGGGTCTAGTAGTTTGGGTCTTCAATTAACCCAAGTGGAAAAAAGGTTTAAGATTAAAGAAAAGCCcatgaacaaaaaatgaaaaataaaaactacaataaagGTTTcaagtatttttacaaattacaagacttaaaaaatatctattttgtattttatcttTGATCAATAAGGcctatattttatattttctttacaaACATATTCATTTACCATAAAATATATTTACCCAAATTGAAATCATTAACGAATTAAAGAGATAAAACACAGCATAATAGACTATTAAAAAACTTTTTACACCTTttcttataagaatattttgagaaaacaacTATTTATTTAGCATTGTTAAATTTAAAAGCCAacttattactttaaaaaataataaaaaataaagagataatTGTATGACTTCTCCCAACAGAAGAGA
Coding sequences within:
- the LOC133870419 gene encoding uncharacterized protein At2g34160-like produces the protein MEGITEAVKNIDITDSSSNKRNRIQVSNTKKPLFFYVNLAKRYMQQHNEVELSALGMAIATVVTIAEILKNNGLAVEKKIMTSTVDMREDAGGRPIQKAKIEIMLGKSEKFDELMAAALEEAAEYEEQN